The following nucleotide sequence is from Podospora bellae-mahoneyi strain CBS 112042 chromosome 1 map unlocalized CBS112042p_1, whole genome shotgun sequence.
TTCGGGTGCCAGGGGTGCTTTACGGGTAGGAAGGCACGCACGCATCAACGCACCCGACATTCTACTGTTGTGGAAATGTGCATTCGGAAGCCCGTGTAGGTATGTGGGTagcagccaccagccacaaccTACTAAGATGCCTACCTTGCCGCTTGAAAAAAAGATAACAATCTCACTGTCCCTGTCTTCCGCGGCGTCGTGGCATTAAACTAAACCAGAATATCTATATCTCTCAATGGTACGGTATCTCGTGCCCTGAAACGCCAACCACCGACCGAGAGGCGTCAGATGTCAGAGAGGAGAGCACCTGAACCGCCAGCTTCGTTGTCAACACTCCTGATGACAATCGATATTCTCGAACCATCGCCAGCTTCTgaagataaaaaaaaaaggctcgCCAGGGGCAGACCCCCACCTGTGGATAACTGATCGCTTGTTCCGCAAGCCGATGCGACCGACAAGACTTTTTCGCGGTCGGCCCTGGACAATTTTGCTGGTGGATCGGAAGGGATGTGAACAGCATCAACAGGGAACAGGGGCCCATTTGGCCTGTGTCTGATCGGTGATGCGGTCTTAGGCGTGTGGCTTTGAGCGGAAGCTAGCCCGTGTTCAATGTCAACATGCCTTTCCAGTGACGTGGGAGGGGCCAGGGGCAACTGAATTTTTTCTCGACCACTCTGACGCTCTGGGAGGCCGAAAATAGATTGGATGATAGGAGACGGTTTGAGATGGCAGTTTGGCATTTCTCGCCGTCCGAATCCTTCTCTCATCAGAGTGCGAATGGCCCGGAAACAGATGTTGGAAATTCCACATGCTGGACGTTGGATAAGATGACagctggtgtggtgggagaggtaACCTGCCAAGGCCAGAGTGGGTGGGGGTTTCCCAAAGCCCGGATTTGGCTTCTTACCACGACTCTGTCGCTGTTTCAGGCCAATGAAGAAGCTCCAGTTGAGGGTTCCTGATGGCTCTCTTCGGTGTCCGCTTACCGTCCGGTGCTCTTCGGAATTGAAAGCAACCTCAAGTCTGGCCGACTTCCAAGGAAATCTTGTAGGCACTGTTCTTCCATGGAATTATCCTGGCTTTCGTATGGACACAATCTCTCTGCTCGTTCAATAGTCCAATGGCCTAAAACACCTTGGAATGAAGTGGCAGTGCACTAGTTGTCTCTCTGATATCCAGACACTCGTCCTACGCAGATGGATACACGCAGAGGATCCTTTCAAAGGCTCAAACCAACCCAGACCAAGGACAGAATGTTTGTTGACCCTGGGGACGGCTCACCGCTTGTGGATTGTGTCAATTGTCGAACGATCTGATGACACGAAGCGATGCAATGGTGCTGGCTTTTGAGCTCTGCATTTGCTGCATGCATGTTTGGGATAAGTATCGTATCCGTACCTATGTGTACTTGTCTTTTTATCTGGATGGATGAAACGGAGTCCTTTTGCCATATCGATGTTCGGTATCAGACGATAGGCGAAGTCTCAGACATTTCCAAAGAATTGTCTCCTAAGCCGCATATCAATATTGTAGCTCCTCACCAGAATAGGATGAGTCTCTGGAGAGTTCAACAATTAGAAGTCTGTAGTGTAAGACCGCTTATCGAAACATGTTCGGTATTTGCGCCTTCTCCAGCCCCTTGCTGAGCTGATACTGGGCAGTCGCGCTTGGCCGGGTCTGCGGCTTGGCGCCACGCACCTGGCGGACCCCTGTCTGTGATTTCAGAATTTCAGATGAATGACGCACGCTGATGGAACCCTTTTCCAACTTTCCCAGCCTCGGTCAAGCGGGGTCAATTGGCGAATTCAAGAACGGCCAATGATCATTCCAGCCTCGCGACCACTCCTGGTGAGACGCGACCATACATCTTCTTCAGTTTGCTTCTTCAACCTAGAATTCGATGCTCACAGACATCCCAAAGAGGGACGCCTTCACCTCCGAAACGGGGAGCATGCGAGCAACTCGGAGTTCGGTACTGCAATGCAGCCCCTCTCACATCATGGAGCTTTCCCCATGAGCTTCTCTCTTCATCACCGAACACCCATCACAAAGCCCCATATGCATCTCGATTTGTATTCAAGGCCAGGTACGGATCCTACCTCAACAAGATCCACCGTTCAAGATGGTAGCACTCCTCTGGCAGGTGCTAATTCCGCTGCAAACGCTCCGTACCAATAGCAAAGTTCTATCACTATCCCGCTATCTCTCAAAAGCTGGGTGATAGATTCCCATCTGCGCAACGCCATCCTCCCACGTCTTCCCGCGTCTCAACAGCCTGGGGGTTTGGCCGTTACGGCGCAAAATCTCCGGAAGCAACCCTCGACGGACAAGCCCTTGATGCCGAGCGCTTGATGAGGCCAGTGTGCCCAGCCTCAACACCGAAGAGAGCCTCATCTTGGCAGGGCATCACCACGAAAAGATGAGGATTGGCATGGACAGAGACAAGCCCTCAGTCGACAAACGCCACGGCGGACACCATTGACAGAGCCCTTTCAGACTGACATCTCCGTACTGCTTTCCTATGGCCCCGTCAGCCCGTCCGTGGTGGGTCAAAGCGACACTCGAACCCTGCAGGATACAGGGGGTTCGTCCAGGAAACCTGAATGATTTTCCAAGAAAATGGAAATTTGGGTCCAGCTTTCCCGCAGTGAATCCGATTATAGATGCAATTGCACCATTCACTGCACGGCAGTATTGCCCTCCTGCAGTTGGGTCAACCATCATTTCCTTGTACAGGTTGATGATCAGGGCACGCAGGACACCGGGCTGCAGTTGACGCAGTGGGGAACCATTTTGCCGGCACTTCTGATTATCATCTCTTCGGACGCCCAACCGAACTCGACATGCTGCACAGCTCGCGGTCGAGATGGGAGCGGCCAATGAAGAGGCTGTTGGTCAGATGTTTGTgacacaacagcaaccaagTACACACAGCGAGAACTCCCCTTGGCAATCTTTCTCTGACACAAAGTTTCCGTGATGCATTTCCGAGCGTCTTACCAACTGTCCGAAGCCTCGTGAACTGGGCCGAGAGTCGTAGGCACCACGGCCGAGTGCAGGTTCATATTGACGCTTATTGCCGCTGACATGCCCCTATCGTCAACATTGGTCCATGAGCTCGTAGCGTACGGCTAATTGTGCAAGGTGCATGAGGGTAAAGACGGCATTGACGGGGCACGGGCGAATCGGCTAGATACCAACGATCCATCCACAAGTGCCCGTTGTTCGGGACGGCCCAGGAAGTGGTAGGTTGTTCGTCAAGTGTCAAGCAAGGCTTGTTGTTTATCTGCATTGCTGGGTTGGGTCTGGTAGACCAACCAGAAGACGATACTATGTAGAAACTGGGAGAACATGCcttggttgctgttgatgaagGCACCACCATGAAGGTTACCGGAGCAGGCGGCTAAAAGCTGACCATATGTCAGGTCTGCTTTTTGGCCATGATATGCGCTGTCAAACATGGTCAATGTTGACGTTTTTTGCCTCCCTGCTCACCATTTTGGTTCCCTTTCAGGAAGCTGAGGGAAGAGATGGACATTGATTGACAATTGACAGCCAATTGTCGGCATATGGGATTATCGGATGGGAAGCCACCCGTTCCAGCCGCTGCCTGCCCCCCTATTCTCAAAACCTTGATATTGGGCAGTCTGCTTTCACACGTGGCGTCACTGCAACGTGGTAGAGAATTAGACTGGAAGGAGAAATTCAGCTCCGTGGCTGTTGGGCGTTATTAAATCAGGTAGGTAATATTGACTGTAGGGGCgtgtgggggaggatgacaCCGAAAAAGATGGCGGCGGcttttttgcttcttcttcttcttcttgccgtgTTGTCTATGGCTCGGCCCGTAATTGCGTGGCGGTTTGGACAGTAGGATTGTCAATGGAGAATGGTTAGGGGTACTGTGCTTTGTTTTCGTGGGCTGAAGAAGCTTGACTTCTTTTAGAGGGGGGGTGTAGGATGTCTCAGATCAATATTGGGCTGTTGACGTTCAGCCCTGCCCGGTTTTGTAGAAGGATTTACAGAGCTTGCAGAGAATGATGGGAGCCGttggggggattggggatAGTCCTGAAAGGCGGCTGGGGGGATGTTGATATTTGTCATTCCGTAGTAGATATGTTTCAATAAGGACGGTAATACTCACTGCCGAACCGAGAGACAAGGTGGCGTGTTGAATTTTTGAGGGTCGTCGTACGAAAACTGCCTGCCCGAGGGGGGGAGACATTGATAGGGGGGTGCAGGAAGCATGTCTGAgatggaaggaggaggcttaGAAGGGTTTAGAGACATCAACTGCAGATAGCCGACCGCGGAGTCCGAGGGTTTGTCTCTGGGAGCCCCTTTTCTTATCATGGACTGCCTTGGAATTTGAAAGGGGTTTgagtggttgttgatgggtgTTTGGTGAGTTTTGGGTCTTTAAGCTTTCCCCGTTTACGTGGAGGAGGGACGCATGGTCTAATTTGCTCTGGTTCGTACACCTTTATACTGAGGCTAGAGGGAAGTTGAGAATATCCTGTGTTGATGCCGAGCTGGACTTGCTTGTGATATTGTCTTTCAGTGAGAAGGGGCGAAGAGTGAGTGTGGGACTCCTGGTTGGACATGTGCTTGATCAAGTTGATTCTGCCAATCTTCAACAGCAATCGCAAAACTGACTggttcttcatcatcagGAGTATTTTTTTCCAGCTCTCGTCGGCCTCGTGGGCATCTCACCTTGCCGTTTCCAAATCAAGCCCCCAGGACTGCAAGTCTTCAGTTTACGGTGAAAGCAGTCCCTCTTCTTCGACTGGTGCAACTGCCTGTTGACAAAAGCCCTTCATAAAATCCCATCCCTGTGACTAACTCTCTCCAATCACGACGAGAAAGTACGAACCTATCTGCTCCTGTCGGAACCCACCTTGAAGTATGCCAGTTAGCTCTGGACTGACAACAAGTCTCGTCATTAGAGGTTGTCGATAGCTCTAGGTCTAGTCCACTCATATTAACATACCTCATCACACCATATTTCTCACGACAAAACTCTGTGGAGGTAGGCAAACCTGGTACATGATGACTTAGAGAGGCAAAATCAGACAACACCATACCTTATACCTACAGAagttttaaaaaaaaaatttataaaaaaaggCCACGATCCTTCAGCTCATACAAAAACGataccccctcaacctcaccacaccTCTTCTGCAGGTTTGTCAGAAAGACCTCTTCGGAAATGTTTAACATCGTTCATCCCATCATGCACCAGACCATAACCACCTTGCAAAGGGCGAGTAGTTGTGGctgtctcccccttcaactaCACTCAAAACCTCTGTTCCCTACTAaccgcaacagcaacaataAAACAGGGCGTGTGGCTCAGTTGGTAGAGCGTTCGCTTAGCATACTCAAGTCCCTTGACTAAATGTCAGGGATCCCATTGTATGCGAAAGGTCctgggttcgattcccagctcgtccaagGAAATTTCGTCTTTTGCCCACTCTCTCCCAGTAGGGTACATTCTTTTTTGAGTTTGTGTTGAAATATCGCTTGTACAAGTCAGCATGACGCTTTACTACTGCgtaggggggttggggatatGGTTAGAGGGGGTTAATTGGTGAAATTCAGGCATGAGGCTATCACCAATGTCTTCGACCCGGTCACCAGAAAAACACAATGGGGATGACTTCTGTCGTGGAAGCACGGCTAACCTGCGTATACTGCTGCAAATTTCATGCTGATGTAACAACAGAAAGCCGCCATGCATAATACCCAATTGCCTGCTTCTCATGCCTTGCCGTCTATGTGCCTAAGCCAAATCATACACTGCTTTCTCACCCTTCCCTAagcctccagcttcttcccctccatcgtCTTGATGTACTTCGTGTGTAACTCTGCCACAGCCGGAATAATCAAGCTCTCGATTTCCGCCTCCGGCTCCTGCTCCGGCAAGCTCTTCGGATCCAACGGCTcgtccttctccgcctccttcgcATCATCCAGCTTACCCCCCTGTGGTATCCGGATCCACTTGTCCGGATTCCCAGGACtgacaaacaccacctcccacttccTCGTCGACAGCAAGTTCCCAATCACCAAGTGGTGCTGATACCGATCCAGCGAGTACTTTGCCTTGTGCACAAGAATCTTGGGATCAGTCTCCAACTTGAAGGAGACGATCATCCCCTCTGGCGACCACCCCTCTACCAGATTCTTGAGGAATTTGGGGACGGGATCAAGGTCAACAACGAGGCGTTTGCTGCGTGGGACGGAAGGGGAGGAGTCAAAGTTGTCAAAggtttcttcctcttccgagGCTGATGGCTTTGACGGCTTCTTGTTGAAGGCCTCAACTGCGTCGGTGGATTGGATTTTGTGTTCGGACATACGTTCGGGCTTGGGGTTTGTCAGTAAAgagcagagggggaggatagggAGAACGTACAGGTACAAAGAAGTCGCTGACTGCCGCGGCGAGATACAGCAACCCTTCAGGCCCCAGTGGCTTCATCAACTGCGCGATGCCGCGGAGCTCATGGAGGTAGTCGGAGATGCTGACAAAGGGGAGAACAAGAAGCATGTTCTTGTCACGAGCCTCACGGTATTTCCGGAGGACGTTGAGCATCTTGCCGGCATCCTCGTCACGGGCTACCACGCTTCCGTTGGGGCCTTCGCGGAGGAAGTCGAGGAAGCAGTCGGTGGCATGGCTGTAGTGTCGGGAgtaggggaggagggagaattGACGGTGGCTGTTGGGTGTTAGCTTGACTTATACATTTGGAAGAAGATGCAACTGTAGGTTACCCACAGGAAGAGAACCGCATAACCAGCTTCTAGGAAGTACTCAGCGCTAGTCTGAGATCTGAAGTCAGTATTCTTGTCCATCAAGTTCCACCACATCAACTTTTCTTCAGAGACAATGTCCCTAGGGACAAGAGTGGGAGGACCCCTAAACACCATCCCACAATACGCCTCATCATTctgcaacaacaccaaaacaaaTAAACAAAAAATCACTTACAGCTCCTCTCGTACCAGCCGAAAAGTTATCAATAAACCGCACAGTCTGCTTCTCTGTTCATCACCTCGTTAGCACTCACTCATCTTTCCCCGATTCTCACTCGTCCAGACGTCAACATACCCAAAGGCACAGTAGTACCCCCCGAAGtaaccaacaccaacctcctccccgccttggAGTGAAACTCGATAAAGTCCTTCGCCAGCTCCATGTGCTTCTGCAAGTCCTTCGGCGGCGGGTTGGCGTTGAAATAATGATCCTCCGCCAACGCGGCAaggttggaagggggagactCGGAGGGGGTGTGAGGGATCATTTTGGCTATTCTTTCTTCTGCCAACTGACAATGCTGTGTAAGTGTGCGTGGAATGAGAGCTATCCTTAAGTTAGCTTTTTTGCAAAGGTAACAAACACATGACGCTGCCATGGGAAGTATATATCCCCAAATTTTGATCATGACCCCCAAAAAGTGGTCTGATACTGACTGACCTTCTTCAATCCTTCAACCACGGGATCAAATCAACAACAGTTACTGTCCTTGTCCGAATCGAAGTTGGGATAAAAAAAATCTGTGTACAACCCGGGACTGCCGGTCGGTGTAAGCAATGTTGTGTCTGCTCTCTCGAGTATACAAATTGATGCAAGGTGTGTAAGAGATCCAGTCGAATCAGATAAAGCTGCGCTGCGGCAACAGAGGGGCGGCAAATGCGTCACTTTCGGAATATCCTTGGGAAGAGAAGCTCGCTCGCTCTGGGGATAGTGGGGTAGGTAACCCATGAGTGGACTGCGGGGAACGCCTTCAGCAATCGACTCAAGTGCGCTGGCTGCGGATGAAAGGGGGGATCAATTGTTAGGTAATTCGCACGTACATTACAATCGACCGACCCGAATGAACCGAGTCAGTCCCGTGAGCTATGCCAGGTGCATATCTGCatgcttttgttttgttcttATGTCCTGTTCCTGTCCTTGATCATACATACATCAATCAGCCCTTCTCGCCCGCCGGCTCATCCAATATCTGTACAAGTCCTCTACGTCATGATAATACAAAAATATATGCTTGTCCTCCCTGTTGAGATGAGATGTCAAAGAAAATGGCCAATACAAGAGGATATAAAGTGGTGCCTTTCCTTGTCCTCCCTCCAACGCCCCTGTCTATTACTCGCTTTTGCCCCTTTTGTATGCCCCCAAACGCCAATGCCAACAGCACAAAAAGTGAGCAGTAATAATCACACATCTCGCTCCTCCTTTTCATCTTCAGAATGGCcacttcttggccttgggctGCTTAGCGTTCTTGAGCAtgttcatcctcctcaaccgtTCGCGGTTGGTAGGATCAAGGAGCACGTCGGTGCCGTCCTCACGGTACCAATGGCTCTGgccgcctcctcttcgcACGTCGTGAATGTTCATCTTGACCCGGCCGATCTTGCGGAGCTTGACCAATCCATACCAGCAGACAATGAGCGAGGCAATGGATGACACTCCAGTGACGGCCCCGAAACCCCAGTTGGTTTCCTCTATGAAATTCTCCAGGTTCATGCCGTACAGGCCTGCTAGGAAAGTGCCCATGGCAAGACCGAGAGTGCCAACACTGAACTTGAGGTCGAGAAGCATGAGCGAGTTGCGGTTGGCATCGAGAATAGCACGGATACTAGAGCACTGTCAGCTGGGTTCGaccaagaacaaaaagaccCGATATGCACATACATTTCTTCCGTGTTCCTGATACTCGAGACCAAGTTGCTCGCCTCCTGCACCACTTCGTCGCAAATCTTGTTGTACGATTCCAGCAGCAATTCAACCTCCGTGTGGTCGTCCTCTCCACGGAACAAATCATGCGTCTTCTCAGTGAGATACATAGCCGCAAGATCATCATCCGCCTCAAGCAACTCCTCAATAGCGTCCCTGACCAACTTTGCCTTTTGCTCAAACGTGCTAACCCGCTTGGACAAGACGAGCAAAATCCGGAGCTTCTCCCGATCAATatcgtcctccagctcgctGAGCACACGAATAACGGGGTCCCGCACCGACTCAAAGTCAGCTTCCAGCTCCGAAGTAACCGACATCAGCACCGCTTCCAGCGCCCTGAACTCGTATGGCAAGCTATTCGCCCCGGCCGCCTGCTTCTGCTGAAGCTTCCCTTGCAAATCATACATAAACGCCGACTGGGGATACGACGACTTTGACCCATACACATCAAACAGCAGCACCCGATCATGCTTAATCAGCACCTTCAAGTGCAGCAAGTTGAGCAGAATCGCCGACGGTCGAACGAGAATATGTGGCAGGTTGGACGAGTCAATCTTTCGGAGATCGCGAGGTAAGAGGCCGTACTATTTCGCACACAAAGCCGTTAGCCTACCaattccccctcccaattAGTCTTCTAACTTCTCATTACCTTTGCAATAAGCTCACTCTTCTTCAACTCGCCATCCACCATGATAAcatccccattcccatccacctcggtacacctcaacctcggaTCCAGCGCCGCCTTGCTCGTCAGTGCCCTCCTCTGGAAAATACTCcccgactcctcctccagctgcaCCGGCAAGTCATCCTCCTTCAGCagctccctcgccttcttcggcGCACTCCCAAACAACCAATCCTGCCACGACCTCTTGCACgccacctcttccctcccgaCCGGTGGTTTCTTTTCCCCACCACTACTACTACTCGAAGCCCACCTCTCTTTTGTCGCCCCCGGTTGTTTCCTCAGCTCCAGCTGCGGCAATAACCCGCCCTGTCTCTGTTCCCCCACACCCCGACATCTCGTAGAGACATTGCGCCTCGTCGTAACACCCAGGCGAATAGTATATTCAGCATAACACAACCCCTCGGATTGGGCGTGTAAATATCGAAGGAGACTCCGCGATGGCGTTGCTACTGCTGCAGGTCTTAATGCCGGAGGCATCGCAGCTcggaaaggggggggcggAAGGTCTGGTGCGGCGGTAgcgtttctttcttttcgcTGTCGAAACTTGgcgaaaacaaaaaaaaaagattccCCAAAGTCTGAACTCTGGATGATGCAGGTCCCCGCAGGGTCGGTCCGTGCGTTGCTCGGCAGACTGTAAGGGTATCTACCACAACAGTCAGGGTTAAGTGTGGGAAGAGCATCAATCCTTGTTAATTTTCCACCGTCAGGTGAAGAGAGCTAGAGAAAGAGGTGAAAATCTCTGTGTTGCAAGATGGGAAAAGAGAGGTTCAAATTCTGCATAAAGAGatgagcaaaaaaaaaaatgcaaaatttaaattaatatgcatcagccgtgaatcgaacacggggcccatcgatggcaacgatggattttACCACTAAACCACTGATGCTGTTTTATTGGGTGAAGGCCTACTGCAGAAGCTGGCACTATGTTTGAATCTGTTGCATGCGGCCCCCTTTCCTCGGGATGACCTGCAAGCCCACCAACATCTTTGACTACTCTCTTCCCTACAGGAAACTCCCATGATTCATCCATCACGATACACGAAGTTAATACGAAGCTCTCGTAGCAGTAAATAATATTATGCATTCTAATAACTATGAAAAATGAAGAACCGGGGAATCACTAGAATAAAACCGACGACTGAAGACAGTAAAGGCCCACCTCTGTGGtaaacccatccatcctcttcgagaaacaaaaacaatgaCACTAAAACGTCTGAGTGAAAAGAAGAACCCTTCCAAAGTACCCCGTTCCATCCTTCTTTTCTACTGTCTCCAACTTGTAACTTTAAAacacaaaaaagaaacaatacaaccacaccatcattACACTTCGTCATCCAACTCACGCACTCTTCTCCGTGTGCCCATCATTcaacaacatctccaacacGATCTGACCGCCGGGAACCTCAGGGTGGCTCATGCAAATCTTGACCGTCCCCTTCGAATCCGGCTGCCCGCCATTAGCTGATCCCACCAGCCCGGGTGGCAGACCGCCAGGACCGTTTGCCATGCCGCTTCCTGTCGGCCCCCTAAATCCGTAATCCAAACACCTCACATCTCTACCCGCAATGATCTGTCTCAACCTCCCATTCTCCGcattcctcacctccacgTAATCATCATTGAACAATAGCAAGTACTGTCCAAACATGGtcgccgcctttgccttcttttgcttgccCGAGTACTCCATAATCAGCGTCCGGCTGATTTCTCCATGCTTATCAACATAGACTGCACAGTCCTCGTATGTAAGCAGGAACTCTTGGTCGTTGAGCTTGAACATGCCCAGCGGTCTCTGATTGATTCTTGAGGCGATGTTGGCAATCGCTGGCGCGCTCAGGTCTCGAGGAATCGACTGCGTAACCTTCTTGTCGAGGGTTAACAGCTCAAAGCCCTTGGCCGAGGCAACAGCAATGTAGGACTGGAAGAGATTGAGAGAGAAGCACTCGGCGGGGATGTAAAACTCGTCAAAATCGCGGAATGATTCTGTGGAGCCGGCGCCGCCCTTACGGCCGCCAAAGAGCCGGGATCTCTTCTCAGTTGCCTTTTGGAAGACCGGCTCGAGAACCTTGAACGTGTTGTGCATGC
It contains:
- the CAB2 gene encoding Phosphopantothenate--cysteine ligase cab2 (BUSCO:EOG09263YFX; COG:H; EggNog:ENOG503NWZU); translated protein: MIPHTPSESPPSNLAALAEDHYFNANPPPKDLQKHMELAKDFIEFHSKAGRRLVLVTSGGTTVPLEKQTVRFIDNFSAGTRGATSAEYFLEAGYAVLFLHRQFSLLPYSRHYSHATDCFLDFLREGPNGSVVARDEDAGKMLNVLRKYREARDKNMLLVLPFVSISDYLHELRGIAQLMKPLGPEGLLYLAAAVSDFFVPPERMSEHKIQSTDAVEAFNKKPSKPSASEEEETFDNFDSSPSVPRSKRLVVDLDPVPKFLKNLVEGWSPEGMIVSFKLETDPKILVHKAKYSLDRYQHHLVIGNLLSTRKWEVVFVSPGNPDKWIRIPQGGKLDDAKEAEKDEPLDPKSLPEQEPEAEIESLIIPAVAELHTKYIKTMEGKKLEA
- the MRS2 gene encoding magnesium ion transporter (COG:P; EggNog:ENOG503NWQA) — protein: MPPALRPAAVATPSRSLLRYLHAQSEGLCYAEYTIRLGVTTRRNVSTRCRGVGEQRQGGLLPQLELRKQPGATKERWASSSSSGGEKKPPVGREEVACKRSWQDWLFGSAPKKARELLKEDDLPVQLEEESGSIFQRRALTSKAALDPRLRCTEVDGNGDVIMVDGELKKSELIAKYGLLPRDLRKIDSSNLPHILVRPSAILLNLLHLKVLIKHDRVLLFDVYGSKSSYPQSAFMYDLQGKLQQKQAAGANSLPYEFRALEAVLMSVTSELEADFESVRDPVIRVLSELEDDIDREKLRILLVLSKRVSTFEQKAKLVRDAIEELLEADDDLAAMYLTEKTHDLFRGEDDHTEVELLLESYNKICDEVVQEASNLVSSIRNTEEIIRAILDANRNSLMLLDLKFSVGTLGLAMGTFLAGLYGMNLENFIEETNWGFGAVTGVSSIASLIVCWYGLVKLRKIGRVKMNIHDVRRGGGQSHWYREDGTDVLLDPTNRERLRRMNMLKNAKQPKAKKWPF